The proteins below come from a single Halothiobacillus neapolitanus c2 genomic window:
- a CDS encoding ABC transporter permease: MFSGTKRFLLPVAETLLVPTGAILVAMLLFAGFVALVGQSPPEVFLTLYQGGFGSSFSLQNTLVLASPLILTGLAVAIPAQAGMIMIGGEGALALGALLAGVVGYALHDSSALTAQIGMLTAGALTGALWFALSGWLRNYRGVNETISSLLLSYIGIALLNYCIQGPLKDPASTNKPATQPIGDAHMIGNIPGLDVHYGLIVGIVFALVIWLVLKYTTVGLALRAVGGNPRAAQMAGLNVNYWVVGAAAVGGAAAGLSGAIEVAAVQGSANSAVVAGYGFTGILVAFIARQNPFAVIPVAILFGGIDAAGGMLQRRLDMPDATVIVFQGILFVVILASDTFLGRLRFFKPESAKSVIKGTGS; encoded by the coding sequence ATGTTCTCAGGCACAAAGAGGTTTTTGCTGCCCGTCGCGGAGACGCTGCTGGTGCCGACGGGCGCCATACTAGTCGCCATGTTGCTATTTGCAGGCTTTGTCGCGCTAGTCGGACAATCACCGCCGGAGGTCTTCCTGACGTTGTACCAGGGTGGTTTCGGTTCGAGCTTCTCTTTGCAGAACACCCTTGTTCTGGCATCTCCCCTGATTCTTACCGGTCTGGCCGTTGCCATACCGGCACAGGCCGGCATGATCATGATCGGCGGTGAAGGTGCACTGGCACTAGGTGCACTGTTGGCTGGTGTGGTTGGCTACGCGCTTCACGACAGTTCGGCGCTGACGGCGCAAATCGGCATGCTCACCGCTGGTGCACTGACGGGCGCACTTTGGTTCGCGCTGTCCGGCTGGCTGCGCAACTATCGAGGTGTCAACGAAACCATCAGCAGCCTGCTGCTTTCTTACATCGGGATCGCCCTGCTTAACTATTGCATCCAAGGGCCGTTGAAGGATCCGGCCAGCACCAACAAACCGGCGACACAACCCATCGGGGATGCGCACATGATCGGCAATATCCCGGGCTTGGATGTCCATTACGGATTGATTGTCGGCATTGTGTTCGCTCTGGTTATCTGGCTTGTCCTTAAGTACACCACCGTCGGGCTCGCGCTGCGCGCGGTCGGTGGCAATCCCCGTGCCGCTCAAATGGCGGGGTTGAATGTCAATTACTGGGTGGTCGGCGCTGCCGCCGTAGGTGGTGCGGCGGCAGGACTTTCCGGTGCAATCGAAGTGGCGGCCGTGCAGGGAAGCGCTAATTCCGCCGTGGTCGCCGGGTATGGCTTCACTGGCATTCTGGTGGCTTTCATTGCTCGGCAGAACCCGTTCGCAGTCATCCCTGTCGCCATTCTGTTCGGCGGCATCGACGCGGCGGGTGGGATGCTCCAAAGACGCCTGGATATGCCAGATGCAACGGTCATCGTATTTCAGGGAATTTTGTTCGTTGTCATTCTTGCCAGCGACACCTTCCTTGGGCGCTTACGTTTTTTCAAACCAGAGAGTGCCAAATCGGTCATCAAGGGAACAGGATCATGA